GGCCAACTTGCTATTCGCCATGGGCATAAACTTGGGTTGCCTTAACCGCGCGCTTCCAACCAGCATACAAACGGTCACGTTCTTCTTCAGACATTTGGGCGTCGAAAGTCTTACCAACTACAAAAATATTCTTCAATTCATCGACATCTTTCCAGTAGCCAACTGCTAATCCTGCCAAAAATGCGGCTCCCATTGACGTTGTTTCCAGCGTCTTAGAGCGATCAATCTTAGTTCCTAGAATATCGGCTTGGAATTGCAAAAGATAATCGTTGTTTGAGGCACCACCATCGACACGCAAAGTCGGAATCTTAATACCGGAATCAAGCTGCATTGTATCCACAACATCCCGTGTCTGATAAGCAAGCGACTGCAATGTTGCCTTGATAAAGTCATTCTTACTTGTTCCACGTGTAATACCAAAGACTGAGCCCCGTGCTTCAGAATCCCAATATGGTGCACCCAAGCCGGTAAACGCTGGTACAACATAGACTTCATTTTCAGACTTAGATGCTTGTGCTGCTTTCTCTGATTCTTCCGCCGTCTTAATCATCTTCATCGAATCGCGCAGCCACTGTACAGCACTCCCGGAAACAAAGACTGAGCCTTCAAGGGCATAAGAAATCTTACCATTAATGCCATAAGCAATCGTAGTCAGTAAGTTATTATCAGACTCTGTTGGCTCCTCACCGGTATTCATCACAATAAATGAACCCGTACCATAAGTATTCTTAACCATCCCTTTTTTCAGAGCAAGCTGTCCTACAAGCGCTGCCTGCTGGTCACCAACCATCCCACAAATTGGTACTTTACCGCCAAAAAAGGTGTAAGACTTGGTGTAACCATAAATTTCTGAATTTGACTTAACTTCTGGCAGCATCTTTTTAGGAATATTCAACAACTTAAGAATGTCGTCATCCCACTTCAGGTCATGAATGTTAAAGAGCATTGTTCTGGAAGCATTGGTGTAATCCGTCACGTGTACTTCACCATCAGTTAGCTTCCATAATAACCATGTGTCAATCGTGCCAAACAACAAGTCACCGTTTTCGGCCTTTTCCTGAGCACCCTCAACATGATCCAAAATCCAACGAATTTTAGTTGCACTAAAGTACGGGTCAATAATCAAGCCCGTCTTTTTATGGATCATCTCACTGTAACCATCTTTTTTTAGCTTTTCTGCTAAATCTGTCGTCTGGCGTGATTGCCATACAATCGCATTATAAATGGGTTTACCCGTCTTG
The sequence above is a segment of the Lactobacillus sp. ESL0677 genome. Coding sequences within it:
- the glpK gene encoding glycerol kinase GlpK, with the translated sequence MAKKYVMAIDEGTTSTRAMIIDHQGKKVASSQKEFPQYFPQPGWVEHKAEEIWHAVQTTIANAIINSGLRPEQIAGIGITNQRETTVIWDNKTGKPIYNAIVWQSRQTTDLAEKLKKDGYSEMIHKKTGLIIDPYFSATKIRWILDHVEGAQEKAENGDLLFGTIDTWLLWKLTDGEVHVTDYTNASRTMLFNIHDLKWDDDILKLLNIPKKMLPEVKSNSEIYGYTKSYTFFGGKVPICGMVGDQQAALVGQLALKKGMVKNTYGTGSFIVMNTGEEPTESDNNLLTTIAYGINGKISYALEGSVFVSGSAVQWLRDSMKMIKTAEESEKAAQASKSENEVYVVPAFTGLGAPYWDSEARGSVFGITRGTSKNDFIKATLQSLAYQTRDVVDTMQLDSGIKIPTLRVDGGASNNDYLLQFQADILGTKIDRSKTLETTSMGAAFLAGLAVGYWKDVDELKNIFVVGKTFDAQMSEEERDRLYAGWKRAVKATQVYAHGE